ATGATTGAAGCCCGGCACCTTTTCAGCCTGAACCCCGATCAGATCGAAGTCATCTTTCATCCGCAGTCGATTATCCATTCCATGGTCGGCTATACCGATGGCTCGGTGCTGGCACAGCTCGGCGCGCCGGACATGCGCACCGCCATCGGGTATGCGCTCTCCTTCCCGCGCCGGCCGAAGCTGCCGGTCGAACGGCTGGATTTTGCCAAGCTGGCGCGGCTGGATTTCGAGGCGCCTGACGAAGTGCGTTTCCCGGCCTTGCGGCTGGCGCACCTCGCCATGACCCGCGGCGGTGTCCAGGGCGCGGTGCTGAACGGCGCCAAGGAAGTGGCGCTCGAAGCCTTCATCGAGGGGCGGCTCGCCTTCCTCGCCATGGCCGAGATCACCGAAAGGGTCATGGACGATCTCGCCCACCTGCCGCCGGCTGCCGGCATGGACGATGTCTTCAGCGCCGACAGGCAGGCCCGGCAGCGGGCGGCCGAGCTGATGAAACTGGATCTCGTCGGGTGACGGTTCGCAAGGCTGGCGCTACCGCAGCCGATTGCCGCCCTCATCGAACAATCGGCAATTCGACGGCTCGAACTGCAGGCTGACCTGCTCGCCGGCTGCGATGCTCACCGGCGACCGGTGTTCGACGGTGAGCGACTGGCCATCGCCGAGCTGGCAGTAGAGATACTGCGTTCCGCCGAGATATTCCGAAAAATCAACCCTGGCCGTCAGGCTGCCTGTGAGATCGGATGCCACCTTCAGATGCTCCGGCCGCAGACCGAGCGTCACGGCGGCGCCGGCCGGCCTGTCTGCCGCTGGCACGGCGCTTTCGACGCGCTCGCCGGCTACATCGACCAGCCCCCCTTCCCCCCACCGGGCACTCAGGAGATTCATCCTGGGCGAACCGATAAAGCCCGCCACGAAAGTATTCTCGGGATTCTCGTAGATTTCCCGCGGGGTTCCGGCCTGCTCGACGCGGCCGTCGCGCAGCACGACGATCTTGTCGGCGAGCGTCATCGCCTCCGTTTGGTCGTGCGTCACATAAATCATCGTGTTGCCGAGTTCGCGATGGAGGCGGGCGATCTCGATACGCATGGAAACGCGCAGTTCCGCATCGAGATTGGACAGTGGTTCGTCGAACAGGAAGACATCGGGCTTGCGCACGATCGCCCGGCCGATCGCCACACGCTGCCGCTGGCCGCCGGAGAGCTGTCCGGGCCGTCGGTCGAGAAGATGATCGATCTTGAGGATCGCGGAGGCGGCTTTCACCCGCGTGTCGATCTCGGCGACGTTGGTGCGCGCCATCTTCAAGCCGAAGGCCAGATTGTCGCGCACGCTCATATGCGGGTAAAGCGCGTAGGACTGGAACACCATGGCGATGCCGCGCTCGGATGGGTCGAGATCGGTGACGATGCGCCCCTTGATCTCGATCTCGCCGTCGGTCACGTCCTCCAGGCCGGCGATCATGCGAAGCAGCGTCGATTTTCCGCAGCCGGAGGGGCCGACGAAGACGACGAATTCCCCCTCCTCGATCGTCAGATCGATCCCGTGAACCACCGGCAGACCGCCATAGCTTTTTTGCACGTCCTGAAGGACGACGCTCTTGTTGCCCATACCGTTCGTCATCCCAAACGACCTACCTGCCCGACTGAACCCAGACGAGCATCTCTCCGGGCGTACGGTTATCCCAGAGATGATAGGGCACGAAGCGCGCCGTGGCGACCTGCCTTTCGGCGGGCGCCTTGCGATAGAGCGGCGTGCCCCAATTCAACGTCTCCTCGCGCTCGACCTTCAGATCGAGGGCGACGGCATCGTTGAGGTCCTTCAGCACGACGGTTTCGGCGGCCGGGAGTTCACGTGGCAGAATGATGGCGTTGAGATCCTGGCCATTATCCGTCGTCTCCACGCAGTAGACGAGTGGGCCGCGCATCAAGGCGACACGACCGGCGTCCTGCCGCACTTTCGGATTGGCATATTGCGGACGCAATGCCATCGGCAGGTCGAGCGCGACGCGGTCGCCGTGGGCCCACTCGCGCTCGATCCTGATATATCCGTCGCGAAGATGTGCGCCGAGCTCGACCCCCGTTCCGTTGACGCTGAGGCTCGCACCCTCAGCCCAGTCGGGAATGCGCAGCGAGAGCGCGAATTTAGCCGACTTCGCCAGCTTGGCGGTGAAGGCGACAGCGCCGTCCCACGGATAGTTGGTGGCCTGCTCCAGTTCCACTTCGGCGCCATTGGCAAGCTTCAGCCGCGCGGTGCTTTCGCCGTAGAGGTGCACGGCGATTTCATCATCGGCAACGGCATACATGTATGAGCCGATCGACGTCACCAGCCGCGCGATATTGGGCGGGCAGCACGGGCAATGGTGCCATTTCCACCGGTGGTGCTTGCCGGCGCTTTCCAGCGGATTGTCGTAGAAGAAGGTCTTACCGTCGGTGGAAAGGCCCGGCAGCGCGCCGTTATAGAGCGCCTGTTCCATGATGTCGGCATAGCGCCGGTCCGGCCCGCGACCCAGCATGCGGCTTGCCCAGAAAACCAGGCCGACAGAAGCGCAGGTTTCCGCGTAAGCCGTGGCGTTGGGCAGATCGTAGTAATCGGTGAAGCCTTCATTGGAGGCGGCCGGTCCGATGCCGCCGGTGATGTACATCTGCTTGGTCGTCAGATCGTCCCAGAGCGTTTCCAGCGCCGCCGTCAGGCTGTCGTCCTTATATTCGGTGGCGATGTCGGCCATGCCGGAATAGAGGTACATGGCGCGCACGGCATGGCCGACGACCTTCTTCTGCTCGCGCACCGGCAGGTGCGCCTGCCCGTATTCATAGGTCTTCTGATGGTAGTCGGAGAGGCTGCGGCCGTCGCGCACGGCCTCCGCCGTGAAGAAGTGCGGCTCTGTGCCGCGCTCGTCGATGAAGAATTTCGACAGATCGAGATATTTTTTCTCACCCGTGACGCGGGCGAGCTTGACGAGCGCCAGCTCGATCTCCTCATGGCCGCAATAGCCCGGGATCTGGCCTTCGCCATGGCCGAATACCTTGATCATGTAGTCGGCAAAGCGGCACATGATGTCGAGCAGCTTGCGCTTGCCGGTCGCCTGATAATAGGCAACGGCGGCTTCCATGAGATGGCCGGCGCAATAGAGCTCGTGGTGGTCGCGCAGGTTGGTCCAGCGACGGCTCGGCTCCACGCGCTGGAACCAGGCGTTCAGATAGCCGTCCTCGTCCTGCAGTTTCTCATACATGTCGATGATCTCGTCGGCCCGCGCTTCGAGCTTCGGGTTCGGCCGGCGATAAAGCGAATAGGCGATGGTCTCGATCGATTTGCCGAGGTCGGAATCCCAGAACATCTGGGTTGTCCCGCCCCAGGGCTGGATGGGAATGACGACGCCAGGGCTCGGCTGGCTGACGTCGATCGCTTTCAGCATGCCGGCCTCGACGCAGCGGTCGAGCAGGGTCTCTGCGGTGGAATTGCAGACGGCATCCTGCCATTTGCCCCAGAACCCGCCGAGATCGACATCGGGAACGGCGACGGGACGAAACTGGCGGTCGTTGCTTGACTTGGTCATGGGCTCTACCTTCTTGGGATCATTTCACCGCGCCGGCCATCAGCCCGCGCATGTAGTAGCGTTGCAGGAGCAGGAAGACGATCAGGCAGGGGATCGTCATGACGACGACACCGGCCTGCACCGCTCCCCAGTTGATGGCGCCGAGCCGACCGGCGCGCACCGCCGTCATCAGCACCGGCAGGGTGTATTTCTCATTGCTGGAGAGCAGTACGAGCGCGGCAAGAAACTCGTTCCAGGCGTTGAGGAAGGCAAAGATCGCGACCGTCGCGACGCCGGGCAGCACCAGCGGCAGCAGAACCCGCGCCAGCAGCCTCAGATCGCGCGCGCCGTCGATGCGCGCGGCCTCTTCGATTTCCTTCGGCACGGCGTCGAAGGCATTGCGCATCATGAACACGGAGAAAGGCAGCTGCAGCGTCACATAGACGAGCGTCAGCCCGAGCAGCGAATTGTTGAGGCCGAGTTTTGCCAGGATGATGAAGAGCGGCGTCAGGATCGACTGGAACGGAATCATCAGCGTGGCGATGATCAGCACGAAGAGCGCATTCTTCATCGGGAAGCGATAACGCGAGAAGCCATAGCCCGCGAGCAGGCTGACCAGAACGGTCAGCACCACGGTGGCGACCGACACCAACAGCGAATTGATCATGTGCTGCCAGATGCCGGCGCCGAACGTATCGAGCAGCGCATAGGCATCGAAGCTGACCCCGGATGTCGGCCACGGCGGCAAGGGCGGCAGACTGGCTTCGGCACCCGGCCGGAAAGAGGCGAGCAGCGTGATCGCGAAGGGCGCCAGAAAGAAGATCGAAATGGCGATGCCGGTGAGATGATAGGCCGACTTCGTGCGGATGGCCTTCCGGGCGCGGCGTTGCCTTGACGTC
This DNA window, taken from Rhizobium etli CFN 42, encodes the following:
- a CDS encoding ABC transporter ATP-binding protein, translating into MTNGMGNKSVVLQDVQKSYGGLPVVHGIDLTIEEGEFVVFVGPSGCGKSTLLRMIAGLEDVTDGEIEIKGRIVTDLDPSERGIAMVFQSYALYPHMSVRDNLAFGLKMARTNVAEIDTRVKAASAILKIDHLLDRRPGQLSGGQRQRVAIGRAIVRKPDVFLFDEPLSNLDAELRVSMRIEIARLHRELGNTMIYVTHDQTEAMTLADKIVVLRDGRVEQAGTPREIYENPENTFVAGFIGSPRMNLLSARWGEGGLVDVAGERVESAVPAADRPAGAAVTLGLRPEHLKVASDLTGSLTARVDFSEYLGGTQYLYCQLGDGQSLTVEHRSPVSIAAGEQVSLQFEPSNCRLFDEGGNRLR
- a CDS encoding glycoside hydrolase family 127 protein, translated to MTKSSNDRQFRPVAVPDVDLGGFWGKWQDAVCNSTAETLLDRCVEAGMLKAIDVSQPSPGVVIPIQPWGGTTQMFWDSDLGKSIETIAYSLYRRPNPKLEARADEIIDMYEKLQDEDGYLNAWFQRVEPSRRWTNLRDHHELYCAGHLMEAAVAYYQATGKRKLLDIMCRFADYMIKVFGHGEGQIPGYCGHEEIELALVKLARVTGEKKYLDLSKFFIDERGTEPHFFTAEAVRDGRSLSDYHQKTYEYGQAHLPVREQKKVVGHAVRAMYLYSGMADIATEYKDDSLTAALETLWDDLTTKQMYITGGIGPAASNEGFTDYYDLPNATAYAETCASVGLVFWASRMLGRGPDRRYADIMEQALYNGALPGLSTDGKTFFYDNPLESAGKHHRWKWHHCPCCPPNIARLVTSIGSYMYAVADDEIAVHLYGESTARLKLANGAEVELEQATNYPWDGAVAFTAKLAKSAKFALSLRIPDWAEGASLSVNGTGVELGAHLRDGYIRIEREWAHGDRVALDLPMALRPQYANPKVRQDAGRVALMRGPLVYCVETTDNGQDLNAIILPRELPAAETVVLKDLNDAVALDLKVEREETLNWGTPLYRKAPAERQVATARFVPYHLWDNRTPGEMLVWVQSGR
- a CDS encoding carbohydrate ABC transporter permease, encoding MTTSRQRRARKAIRTKSAYHLTGIAISIFFLAPFAITLLASFRPGAEASLPPLPPWPTSGVSFDAYALLDTFGAGIWQHMINSLLVSVATVVLTVLVSLLAGYGFSRYRFPMKNALFVLIIATLMIPFQSILTPLFIILAKLGLNNSLLGLTLVYVTLQLPFSVFMMRNAFDAVPKEIEEAARIDGARDLRLLARVLLPLVLPGVATVAIFAFLNAWNEFLAALVLLSSNEKYTLPVLMTAVRAGRLGAINWGAVQAGVVVMTIPCLIVFLLLQRYYMRGLMAGAVK